One window from the genome of Bacillus tianshenii encodes:
- a CDS encoding sulfurtransferase: protein MRKAIVDCDWLNQHLQDPNVRVVDTRFVLGEPKEGLLKYIEAHIPGALFFDLEKDLSGPAEKHGGRHPLPEINLFAEKLSAAGIDETITVVAYDEDGGMFSARFWWMLQYLGHEKVFILDGGFNEWNRKGYPTNTDFPVVEKKTFTPNIQSDLVVDIEEVKKRPASTVLIDARSPERYAGLEEPIDKKAGHIPGAVNAFWKQNYNEKGTWKTKDELSNFYRGFGEGEEQIVYCGSGVSACPNIIGLAEAGFENVKLYLGSWSDWSSYEDNPVETGK, encoded by the coding sequence ATGAGAAAAGCAATCGTCGATTGTGATTGGCTTAATCAGCATTTGCAAGATCCGAATGTTCGTGTGGTAGATACAAGGTTTGTGTTAGGAGAGCCGAAAGAAGGCCTGTTGAAATATATTGAAGCCCACATTCCTGGGGCATTGTTTTTTGACCTCGAGAAAGACCTGTCTGGACCAGCAGAAAAGCATGGCGGAAGACATCCGTTGCCTGAAATCAACTTGTTCGCTGAGAAACTTTCAGCAGCAGGAATTGATGAAACGATTACAGTCGTTGCTTATGATGAAGATGGCGGCATGTTTTCAGCACGCTTTTGGTGGATGCTTCAATATTTAGGTCATGAAAAGGTATTTATTCTTGACGGTGGTTTTAATGAATGGAACCGTAAAGGCTATCCAACAAATACAGATTTCCCTGTCGTTGAGAAGAAGACCTTTACGCCGAACATTCAATCTGATTTGGTTGTAGACATAGAAGAAGTAAAAAAACGACCTGCTTCAACTGTTTTAATTGACGCTCGAAGTCCTGAACGCTACGCAGGCTTAGAAGAGCCAATTGATAAAAAAGCAGGTCATATTCCTGGCGCAGTGAATGCGTTTTGGAAACAGAATTACAATGAAAAGGGTACATGGAAGACAAAAGACGAACTATCTAACTTCTATCGTGGTTTTGGTGAAGGGGAAGAACAGATCGTTTATTGTGGATCAGGTGTATCCGCTTGTCCGAATATTATTGGGTTAGCAGAAGCGGGTTTTGAAAATGTTAAATTATACCTTGGTAGCTGGAGTGATTGGTCTTCATATGAAGATAATCCGGTAGAAACTGGTAAATAA
- a CDS encoding LysM peptidoglycan-binding domain-containing protein encodes MTQKKTLVKKAGIFLTTAALSFTLFTTPTNAATKTYTVQRGDTLWKISKQFSVSVSTLRTLNGIHSDMLYVGDKLIYADDTRYIVKKGDTLWTIAAATGTTATKLKQANRLSSQALFVGQVLNLPQKQSSGQTFDKEVKPTTGRTYIVQKGDTLWKISQQFNTTVSEIKQTNHLTSDALYVGHTLVIPSSSVSTPTQLPKPAPQIEEPEPNPAPPVPTKPKKEPTPKPKEETKREPKQKNIEKSVTYDSYNIKRGDTIWNLSIEFGIPMSELLKVNGFSQSTSLSVGQEIQIPVHNVPVKQTAGADYGEELDWWTEAQYVFPIGKVAKITDFETGTTFMIKRTIGANHADSEPLTSKDAEIIKEVWGGEYSWNTRAVIVEVDGRRVAASMASMPHDIEFIKDNDYNGHFDLHFKNSTRHKDGKLDLYHQEQIAVSAGRN; translated from the coding sequence ATGACCCAGAAAAAAACATTAGTAAAAAAAGCTGGCATCTTTCTTACAACAGCTGCACTTTCATTTACGTTATTTACAACTCCTACAAATGCTGCCACAAAGACATATACCGTCCAACGAGGCGATACGTTATGGAAAATTAGTAAACAGTTTTCGGTGTCTGTTTCAACATTACGGACGTTGAATGGTATTCACTCAGATATGCTTTATGTTGGGGACAAGTTAATCTATGCCGACGATACCCGGTATATTGTGAAAAAAGGCGATACATTATGGACGATTGCAGCTGCTACAGGCACAACTGCAACAAAGTTAAAGCAAGCGAATCGCTTAAGCAGCCAGGCTCTCTTTGTTGGTCAAGTATTGAACCTGCCTCAAAAGCAATCTAGCGGACAAACTTTTGATAAAGAAGTGAAACCGACTACAGGCCGTACATATATTGTGCAAAAAGGGGACACGCTCTGGAAAATATCGCAACAGTTTAACACAACCGTTTCAGAAATTAAGCAAACCAATCATCTTACTTCTGATGCGTTATATGTTGGTCATACTTTAGTGATTCCAAGCAGCAGCGTATCAACACCTACTCAATTACCGAAACCAGCACCTCAAATTGAAGAGCCAGAACCAAACCCAGCTCCACCTGTACCGACAAAACCTAAAAAAGAACCAACACCTAAGCCAAAAGAGGAAACGAAACGTGAACCTAAGCAAAAAAATATCGAGAAATCAGTCACGTACGACTCCTATAATATTAAACGAGGCGATACAATTTGGAACCTCAGCATTGAATTTGGTATTCCGATGAGTGAATTGTTAAAAGTGAACGGTTTTTCTCAAAGTACCTCTCTATCAGTAGGTCAGGAAATTCAAATACCAGTCCACAATGTACCAGTTAAACAAACAGCAGGAGCAGATTATGGAGAAGAACTAGATTGGTGGACTGAAGCACAATATGTATTTCCAATTGGAAAAGTTGCTAAAATAACGGATTTTGAAACTGGCACAACCTTTATGATTAAACGGACGATCGGGGCGAACCACGCTGACTCAGAGCCGCTTACAAGCAAAGATGCTGAAATTATAAAGGAAGTTTGGGGCGGAGAATATAGCTGGAATACACGTGCTGTAATCGTAGAAGTTGATGGTCGAAGGGTTGCTGCTTCGATGGCATCAATGCCGCATGACATTGAGTTCATTAAAGACAATGACTATAACGGGCATTTTGATTTGCATTTTAAAAATAGTACGCGGCATAAAGACGGAAAGCTAGATTTGTATCATCAAGAACAAATTGCTGTTTCGGCAGGCCGTAATTAA
- a CDS encoding S-layer homology domain-containing protein, which produces MSYQPKSLRKFMAASISTAVVASAVAPVVANAESNFTDVQSNDWFYDAVNYLTSKDVLDGFEDGSFRPSEDVTRAQAAKILAVTLELDVENTNEVSFPDVDEDAWYANYVSALVEEGVINGFEDGTFRPDETLTRAQMAKMITEAYDIKAAEDAEIPFEDLEGATWAKEYIAALYDAGIVDGVKEDEFAPLANVTRAQVAAFVYKTEIAGDDEQPEEPEEPSATVVEDAKATSLVQVEVTFNNENYDEDEAKDPANYEIEDTDGDELDIKDVDVDGKTATLTLEEAAANQTDATITVDSAVTGEEAEFDLNFFDNSIPEIEDVKVVGKDTVKLMFNEPMNFEADDNNVANSKYEDEFEIKVGNKSYTVDKIDVLKNGKEANVKVFGSFDEGELSLSVENGLEDFAGFNLVPVTKTVDVMTDEEAPEVVDYKDAEPNKVTLVFNEDIQLEDDAVENFYHTNTGNKVKEGGVTVDGNELTLEFADENEMPEGTAYVYVKEGAVSDLWDNENADDIRTAVEVKGDEEAPEIDEIEATKDQATLTFTEEVDEDTAEDKDNYTILDADGDEVEGAIRRIVQDGDTVVVHFDDELDNGDYSIVVEGVEDTEGNEMSSVTKDFTVEDEDTPTIDEVLLEKEDDKEFKVIVRYSEKMDLDGKYSVLDLGIYDLIETNEEGTEVARQNLQDLADESDVDVEIDAVENGEAVEITVDGADISNYNELTIARAADAAGNYTAIGASKEIEGTDTKKIGFEEVTATAKDELEVTFDGSLEDIELKDFAVFADANGDGLVDDGESIAVSSVERVDGDEVKFTLAEDLSADVMSPEDIQYKLVAVGEESTNRYGSTLDKDAQEVIVDEIAPSVMEDEDDVKQVTANGKTVTIVFDEAVQWVNNGTFVVNDGDNKVTAVEGNGTNTITLTTEEEVFEGDTVDQEAVVADMEGNKTTGLKLEVESVTSTK; this is translated from the coding sequence ATGTCTTACCAACCAAAATCATTACGTAAATTTATGGCAGCATCAATCAGCACTGCAGTTGTAGCGTCTGCGGTAGCTCCTGTTGTTGCAAATGCTGAATCAAACTTCACAGATGTACAATCAAACGATTGGTTCTATGATGCAGTAAACTATCTTACTAGCAAAGATGTACTAGATGGATTTGAAGATGGCAGCTTCCGTCCAAGTGAAGATGTTACACGTGCCCAAGCTGCAAAAATTCTTGCAGTGACATTAGAGCTTGATGTTGAAAATACAAACGAAGTGAGCTTCCCAGATGTTGATGAAGATGCATGGTATGCAAATTATGTGTCAGCACTTGTTGAAGAAGGTGTAATCAACGGTTTTGAAGATGGTACATTCCGTCCAGACGAAACACTTACACGTGCTCAAATGGCTAAAATGATTACAGAAGCATATGACATTAAAGCAGCTGAAGATGCAGAAATCCCATTTGAAGACCTTGAAGGTGCAACATGGGCGAAAGAATATATTGCAGCTCTTTACGATGCTGGTATTGTTGATGGCGTGAAAGAAGACGAATTTGCACCACTTGCAAACGTAACACGTGCTCAAGTAGCAGCATTTGTTTATAAAACAGAAATTGCTGGTGACGACGAACAGCCAGAAGAACCTGAAGAACCAAGCGCAACTGTTGTAGAAGATGCAAAAGCAACAAGCCTTGTGCAGGTTGAAGTAACATTTAACAATGAAAATTACGATGAAGATGAAGCAAAAGACCCAGCAAACTATGAAATTGAAGATACTGATGGTGACGAACTAGACATCAAAGACGTTGATGTAGATGGCAAAACAGCAACACTTACATTAGAAGAAGCTGCAGCTAACCAAACTGATGCAACTATTACAGTTGACAGTGCTGTAACTGGTGAAGAAGCTGAATTCGACCTAAACTTCTTCGACAACAGCATCCCTGAAATTGAAGATGTAAAAGTTGTCGGAAAAGACACGGTTAAATTAATGTTTAATGAGCCAATGAACTTCGAAGCTGATGATAACAATGTTGCAAATAGCAAATATGAAGATGAATTCGAAATCAAAGTTGGCAACAAATCTTATACAGTAGACAAAATTGATGTACTTAAGAACGGAAAAGAAGCAAATGTAAAAGTATTCGGTTCTTTCGATGAAGGCGAACTAAGCCTTTCAGTAGAAAACGGCCTGGAAGACTTTGCTGGCTTTAACCTTGTTCCCGTAACAAAAACAGTTGATGTGATGACAGATGAAGAGGCTCCAGAAGTTGTCGACTACAAAGACGCAGAGCCAAACAAAGTAACACTTGTATTCAATGAAGACATCCAACTTGAAGATGATGCAGTAGAAAACTTCTATCATACAAACACAGGTAACAAAGTAAAAGAAGGCGGCGTTACGGTTGACGGTAACGAGCTAACACTTGAATTTGCAGATGAAAATGAAATGCCTGAAGGTACAGCATATGTATATGTAAAAGAAGGTGCTGTTTCTGACCTTTGGGATAACGAAAATGCTGATGATATTCGTACAGCAGTTGAAGTAAAAGGCGATGAAGAAGCTCCAGAAATTGATGAAATCGAAGCAACAAAAGACCAAGCAACACTTACATTTACAGAAGAAGTAGATGAAGATACAGCTGAAGACAAGGATAACTATACAATCCTTGATGCTGATGGCGATGAAGTAGAAGGTGCAATTCGCCGCATCGTTCAAGATGGTGACACAGTTGTTGTTCATTTCGATGATGAGCTTGACAATGGCGACTATTCAATCGTTGTTGAGGGTGTAGAAGACACAGAAGGCAATGAAATGAGCAGTGTTACAAAAGACTTCACAGTTGAAGATGAAGATACACCAACAATTGATGAAGTACTTCTTGAAAAAGAAGACGATAAAGAATTCAAAGTCATTGTTCGTTACAGCGAAAAAATGGACCTAGATGGTAAGTATTCTGTTCTTGACCTAGGTATCTATGACCTTATCGAAACAAATGAAGAAGGTACAGAAGTAGCTCGTCAAAACCTTCAAGACCTAGCTGATGAGAGTGATGTAGACGTAGAAATTGACGCAGTAGAAAATGGTGAAGCAGTTGAAATCACTGTTGATGGTGCAGATATCTCAAACTACAATGAACTAACAATCGCTCGTGCAGCAGATGCAGCTGGTAACTATACTGCAATCGGCGCTTCAAAAGAAATTGAAGGAACAGACACGAAGAAAATTGGCTTTGAAGAAGTTACAGCTACTGCAAAAGATGAACTAGAAGTGACTTTCGATGGTTCACTTGAAGATATCGAGCTTAAAGACTTTGCTGTATTTGCAGATGCTAATGGAGATGGCTTGGTTGATGACGGCGAATCAATTGCTGTTTCAAGCGTTGAAAGAGTTGATGGAGATGAAGTGAAGTTTACTCTTGCTGAAGACTTATCAGCAGATGTAATGTCTCCAGAAGATATCCAATACAAACTAGTTGCAGTTGGTGAGGAGTCAACAAACCGTTATGGCTCTACACTTGACAAAGATGCTCAAGAGGTAATTGTTGATGAAATCGCACCATCTGTTATGGAAGATGAAGATGATGTAAAACAGGTTACTGCTAACGGAAAGACAGTAACAATCGTATTTGATGAAGCAGTACAATGGGTAAACAACGGTACATTTGTTGTGAATGATGGTGACAACAAAGTAACAGCTGTTGAAGGTAATGGAACGAATACAATTACACTTACAACAGAAGAGGAAGTATTTGAAGGTGACACAGTGGACCAAGAAGCTGTTGTAGCAGATATGGAAGGTAACAAAACAACAGGTCTTAAGCTTGAAGTTGAATCAGTAACTTCAACAAAATAA
- a CDS encoding dynamin family protein, which translates to MSTSIERQKLSIEQMVERFARLAEVLSTYEDDIQAKKMLQLIEKVENKQAVIGFCGHFSAGKSTMLNTLLEKDVLPSSPIPTSANLVRVKKGEDYARIYYTNDKTVQFAPPFDMKAVQELCKDGENVHSLEISDQDVAIPSNVVVMDTPGIDSTDDAHRLATESSLHLSDVIFYVMDYNHVQSEVNFTFTKTLQDIGKDIYLVVNQIDKHDERELSFSSFQNSTAASFANWGVEPKGIYYTTLFDPENAHNQFSQVQKLLTQESELSEEVISTRALSAAQQIIEDHLKHVEDAQEERRQELQQLLLDEDVSTLKSKVVQIQEELAVLKREGETFEKTFRDELDDLLDNAYLMPATTRDLAHLYLESREPNFKVGLLFAKKKTEEERQQRLQNFYNDFREKVDKELSFHIKGFLEKILKTFNLDDEELHGQIHSIQVDFDESLLKNTVKSGAAVSGDYVLNYTNDVAAEVKRLYRHALMPLMEQAKASIQKHNQQRIDELNNEYKQYEAKMNAANELVEIDKALSQRRAELEVIAAQEASIEEKHKALEWLASAREVVSEAEAPLRSKQEKARKVKEPQIEEASDAGTSIEEVEKTIDALMKSATAVQNVKGMTSYANTLRNKAEKLEKRSFTFALFGAFSAGKSSFANALMGDAILPVSPNPTTAAINKIAPPDAEHPDGTVVIKFKNTEQLLEDLNAALHPFNMEQATVEQALEAVDSVQKNSAEDNVHLAFLQAAKRGYHAVKDSLGEMVTVSQAEFAGYAAEEEKSCFVEWMTLYKDCPLTEKGITLVDTPGADSINARHTNTAFHYIKNADAILFVTYYNHAFSKADREFLIQLGRVKETFELDKMFFIVNASDLAKTEDELDDVVTYVGDELTGYGIRLPKIFPLSSKYALESKLGKENDHGAAFGEFEGALESFIQHELTDVAVQAAKTDLTQTKDRLQSLLEMASQSADEKAKRKEQALTEQQLSNEKMNNVSLHSYTQSVLQEVEELVYYVEQRMFLRFTDFYNEAFHPGAFRNGNPKDVLQRCMQELIDSLGFDLSQEMRATTLRIENVLNKKLQSYDEKLQREAKEQNDELNFLSFERIEFEEQDFENGLKQEEANRYRDVLNQFKNAKQFFEQGGKREIREILKDRLQSPVHAELEQYAEQFKVYYEQLFLSLTEEQLQKRVGDVNEFYDGLLEALSETVDTTVLERAYDVLVEAER; encoded by the coding sequence ATGTCAACAAGTATTGAACGACAAAAACTGTCTATCGAGCAAATGGTCGAGCGTTTTGCCCGTCTGGCAGAAGTGTTATCAACGTATGAAGATGATATACAAGCAAAGAAGATGCTCCAATTAATCGAAAAAGTAGAGAACAAACAAGCAGTAATTGGGTTTTGCGGCCACTTTTCCGCAGGGAAGTCCACAATGTTAAATACGCTTCTCGAAAAGGATGTTCTCCCGTCAAGTCCAATTCCGACAAGTGCAAACCTTGTTCGCGTAAAAAAAGGCGAGGATTATGCACGCATTTACTATACAAATGATAAGACGGTGCAATTTGCACCGCCGTTTGATATGAAAGCCGTTCAAGAGCTATGTAAAGACGGAGAAAATGTTCATTCATTAGAAATAAGTGATCAGGATGTAGCGATTCCAAGCAATGTTGTTGTAATGGATACACCTGGGATCGACTCAACAGATGATGCCCATCGTCTTGCGACAGAATCGTCTTTGCATTTATCAGATGTGATTTTCTATGTGATGGATTACAACCACGTTCAATCTGAAGTGAATTTTACCTTTACAAAGACATTACAAGATATTGGCAAAGATATTTATTTGGTAGTTAATCAAATTGATAAACATGATGAACGTGAGCTTTCTTTTTCATCCTTCCAAAATAGTACAGCAGCGAGCTTTGCGAACTGGGGAGTGGAGCCGAAAGGGATCTACTATACGACATTATTTGACCCAGAAAATGCCCATAATCAGTTTTCACAAGTGCAAAAGCTGTTAACACAAGAAAGTGAGCTTTCAGAAGAAGTCATTTCGACAAGAGCGCTTTCAGCAGCACAGCAAATCATTGAAGATCATTTAAAGCATGTGGAGGACGCGCAAGAGGAACGCCGTCAAGAGCTCCAACAGCTACTATTAGATGAAGATGTCTCAACGCTTAAAAGTAAGGTAGTACAAATTCAAGAAGAGCTTGCCGTGCTTAAGCGAGAAGGAGAAACCTTTGAAAAGACGTTCCGTGATGAGCTTGATGACTTATTAGATAACGCCTATTTAATGCCTGCCACAACACGTGATTTAGCGCATTTATATTTAGAAAGCAGAGAGCCTAATTTTAAAGTAGGGCTGTTATTTGCGAAGAAGAAGACAGAGGAAGAGCGTCAGCAACGGCTGCAAAACTTTTATAACGATTTTCGTGAAAAAGTAGATAAGGAATTATCTTTTCATATTAAAGGCTTCCTTGAGAAGATTTTAAAAACATTTAACCTTGATGATGAAGAGTTACACGGTCAAATCCATTCCATTCAGGTTGATTTTGATGAAAGCTTATTAAAGAATACTGTAAAAAGCGGTGCTGCTGTTTCAGGTGATTATGTACTGAATTATACAAATGATGTAGCTGCTGAAGTAAAACGGTTGTATCGTCATGCATTAATGCCACTTATGGAACAAGCGAAAGCATCCATTCAAAAGCATAACCAACAACGAATTGACGAGTTAAATAACGAATACAAACAATATGAAGCAAAAATGAATGCGGCAAATGAGCTTGTAGAAATTGACAAAGCGCTCAGTCAGCGACGAGCTGAATTAGAAGTGATCGCAGCGCAAGAAGCCAGCATTGAAGAGAAGCATAAGGCATTGGAATGGCTGGCATCTGCTCGTGAAGTTGTTTCAGAAGCAGAGGCCCCGCTTCGTTCTAAGCAGGAGAAAGCGCGTAAGGTGAAAGAACCGCAAATTGAAGAAGCCTCAGATGCGGGCACATCAATAGAAGAAGTAGAAAAAACAATCGATGCACTTATGAAAAGTGCTACAGCTGTACAAAACGTTAAAGGGATGACATCCTATGCAAACACACTGCGTAATAAAGCGGAAAAGCTTGAAAAGCGTAGTTTCACGTTTGCGTTATTCGGAGCATTTAGTGCAGGGAAATCATCGTTTGCAAATGCATTGATGGGTGATGCGATTTTACCTGTCTCGCCAAATCCGACGACAGCTGCAATTAATAAAATCGCACCACCTGATGCCGAACATCCTGATGGAACAGTTGTGATCAAATTTAAAAATACAGAGCAGCTATTAGAAGACTTAAATGCTGCCCTTCATCCATTCAATATGGAGCAAGCAACGGTTGAACAAGCGCTTGAAGCAGTTGATTCCGTACAGAAGAATTCAGCAGAGGATAACGTACATTTGGCGTTTTTACAAGCAGCAAAACGCGGCTATCATGCTGTGAAAGACAGTCTTGGTGAAATGGTAACCGTTTCGCAAGCTGAATTTGCAGGTTACGCAGCAGAGGAAGAGAAATCTTGCTTTGTTGAATGGATGACACTGTACAAAGACTGTCCATTAACGGAAAAAGGGATTACGCTTGTAGATACACCAGGAGCCGACTCAATTAACGCTCGTCATACAAATACTGCGTTCCATTATATTAAAAATGCGGATGCCATTTTATTTGTGACATACTATAATCATGCTTTTTCAAAAGCTGACCGTGAATTTCTTATTCAATTAGGGCGTGTAAAGGAAACATTTGAGCTTGATAAGATGTTCTTTATTGTCAATGCAAGTGATCTAGCGAAAACAGAAGATGAGCTTGATGATGTCGTTACGTATGTTGGCGATGAGCTGACTGGCTATGGAATTCGTTTGCCAAAGATCTTCCCGTTATCAAGTAAGTACGCGTTAGAATCCAAATTAGGTAAAGAAAATGACCATGGTGCGGCGTTTGGGGAGTTTGAAGGGGCACTAGAAAGCTTCATTCAGCATGAGCTGACAGATGTAGCCGTGCAAGCTGCTAAAACAGATTTAACGCAAACGAAAGACCGCCTTCAATCGTTGCTTGAAATGGCAAGTCAAAGTGCAGATGAGAAAGCAAAGCGGAAAGAACAAGCACTTACGGAACAACAGCTTTCGAATGAGAAAATGAACAACGTTTCGCTTCATTCTTACACACAATCTGTCCTGCAGGAAGTTGAAGAATTAGTCTATTATGTAGAACAGCGAATGTTCCTTCGCTTTACTGATTTCTATAACGAGGCGTTTCATCCAGGAGCCTTCCGAAATGGAAACCCGAAAGACGTCTTACAACGATGTATGCAAGAGTTAATTGATTCACTTGGTTTTGATTTGTCTCAAGAAATGCGTGCGACAACACTGCGGATCGAAAATGTCCTTAATAAAAAGCTTCAGTCTTATGACGAAAAATTACAGCGAGAAGCAAAGGAACAAAATGACGAGCTTAATTTTCTTTCGTTTGAACGGATTGAATTTGAAGAACAAGATTTTGAAAACGGCTTAAAGCAAGAAGAGGCAAACCGTTACCGTGATGTGTTAAATCAATTTAAAAACGCAAAGCAATTCTTTGAACAGGGTGGAAAGCGAGAGATACGAGAAATACTGAAAGACCGTCTGCAATCTCCTGTTCATGCTGAATTAGAGCAGTATGCAGAGCAATTTAAGGTATACTATGAACAATTATTTCTTTCACTTACAGAAGAACAGCTGCAAAAGCGTGTAGGTGATGTGAATGAATTTTATGATGGATTGCTTGAAGCCTTGAGTGAAACAGTTGATACAACTGTGTTAGAACGTGCGTATGATGTGTTGGTGGAAGCAGAAAGATAG
- a CDS encoding CBS domain-containing protein — protein MAENRTNAERFLSAYNTITKELELIVGMNKYLPFFRLVDMAKKKNGIVMHFKDDLKEYSYLRNAIVHDRDFPERVIADPHISVVEKLEYIASQLTEPQTLIPIFERDVVTFDISQTVQELMDGIKIFGFSQFPVMQNGICTGLITDRGITRWFVNDLEKCRQLNEITLKDVLNFEKNIKNYTFMAKSKNVYDIRELFYHHLERHGVRLEAVLITDNGRPDERLLGIITPFDMVRLRF, from the coding sequence TTGGCTGAAAATAGAACGAATGCCGAGCGATTCTTAAGTGCATACAATACAATCACAAAAGAATTAGAATTAATTGTCGGTATGAATAAATATTTACCTTTTTTTCGATTGGTCGACATGGCTAAGAAAAAGAATGGCATTGTGATGCACTTTAAGGATGATTTGAAGGAATATTCCTATTTGCGAAATGCAATTGTGCATGACAGAGATTTTCCAGAGCGGGTTATTGCTGACCCGCATATTTCTGTCGTTGAGAAGCTTGAATATATTGCTTCTCAGCTGACAGAGCCACAAACGTTAATTCCGATTTTTGAAAGAGATGTCGTTACCTTTGACATCTCTCAAACTGTGCAGGAATTAATGGACGGTATTAAGATTTTTGGCTTTTCCCAATTTCCTGTGATGCAAAATGGAATATGTACAGGGTTAATTACAGACCGAGGTATTACTCGCTGGTTTGTCAATGATCTTGAAAAATGCCGTCAATTAAACGAAATTACACTAAAAGATGTGTTAAACTTCGAAAAAAATATTAAAAACTATACATTTATGGCAAAGTCGAAAAATGTATATGACATCCGTGAACTTTTTTATCATCATTTGGAACGACATGGTGTTCGTCTTGAAGCTGTATTGATTACCGATAACGGTAGGCCGGATGAACGGCTGCTTGGTATTATCACCCCATTTGATATGGTTCGTTTACGTTTTTAA
- a CDS encoding NAD(P)-dependent oxidoreductase, with translation MKVGFIGLGNMGLPMAKNLVNAGYEVYGKNRSRGKEELFEQAGGKTGLSLAEMAQELDVILTCLPLPEDVENVYFDDEGLIAHAREGLIIVDHSTVAPELNRTVAQAVEKKGAAYLDAPISGGNFGAEDGTLTIMTGGKKEVYEQVLPLFEVMGENIYHIGDVGSGSVVKLLNNLMVSFHTQAVSEAVALGKKMNVDTDLLFNILNASYAQSRIYERHYNNFIAKDDFTAGFAIKLLHKDMKLAEQMADRAEMDLPIGKQLTSRLKAAMDDGLSEEDMSALYVLMQRENANIVK, from the coding sequence ATGAAAGTCGGTTTTATCGGATTAGGTAATATGGGACTTCCAATGGCAAAGAACTTAGTTAATGCCGGCTATGAAGTATACGGCAAGAATCGAAGCAGAGGAAAAGAAGAATTATTCGAACAAGCAGGCGGTAAAACAGGCCTTTCACTTGCGGAAATGGCCCAAGAGCTTGATGTTATTCTTACGTGCTTACCACTACCAGAAGATGTCGAAAATGTCTATTTTGACGATGAAGGCCTAATTGCTCATGCACGAGAAGGTCTTATTATCGTTGATCATAGCACGGTTGCACCAGAATTAAATCGGACAGTGGCGCAAGCTGTCGAAAAAAAGGGTGCAGCCTACTTAGATGCACCGATAAGCGGTGGTAATTTCGGTGCTGAAGATGGGACATTGACAATTATGACAGGCGGTAAGAAGGAAGTATATGAACAAGTACTGCCGTTATTTGAAGTAATGGGAGAGAATATTTATCATATAGGGGATGTTGGCAGCGGTTCCGTTGTAAAGCTTCTGAACAATCTAATGGTCAGCTTTCACACGCAAGCAGTTAGTGAAGCAGTTGCTCTCGGTAAGAAGATGAACGTCGATACCGATCTCTTATTTAATATTTTAAATGCCAGCTATGCCCAAAGCCGTATCTATGAACGCCATTATAATAACTTTATTGCAAAGGATGACTTTACAGCCGGTTTTGCAATTAAGCTCCTACATAAAGATATGAAGCTTGCCGAGCAAATGGCCGACAGAGCTGAGATGGACTTACCAATCGGCAAACAGCTTACTTCACGTTTAAAAGCAGCGATGGATGATGGCCTTAGTGAGGAAGACATGTCTGCACTCTATGTATTAATGCAACGCGAAAATGCCAATATTGTAAAGTGA
- a CDS encoding DUF2533 family protein — MSVHKSITKHAESQHEKVKMFHSLEEERERAIDEAVLLCKKGEPYSVDTINDITKQINELAKTGPTPLRKLVTTEMLEEYVSNLKEREENGQD; from the coding sequence ATGAGCGTACATAAGTCAATTACAAAGCATGCCGAATCACAGCATGAAAAAGTGAAAATGTTTCATTCTCTTGAAGAAGAGCGAGAAAGAGCGATTGATGAAGCTGTTCTTCTTTGTAAAAAAGGGGAGCCATACTCGGTTGATACAATTAATGATATCACAAAGCAAATTAATGAATTGGCCAAAACAGGGCCTACGCCTCTTCGGAAGCTCGTTACAACAGAAATGTTAGAGGAATATGTTTCCAACCTAAAAGAACGTGAAGAAAATGGACAAGATTAA